A segment of the Cutaneotrichosporon cavernicola HIS019 DNA, chromosome: 6 genome:
TTCTCCGGTTTCTGATGTTAGCTTGGTCTTTGCCGGCGCACCTCTGATGGAAgcggagcgcgacgagccgcTGACGAGGAAAGGTACCGCGCGACTGCCAGTCGGGGTATCCTTTCCAAGCCGTGCCTCCCCCACAATACGGTCGGGGCCGTGATACCCCGGAGGCCGCGGGCgaaaagtggaggtcgcgTCGAGATAGCTGCGGAGCAGGCGAGGCTGCCCAGGACACGCGCGCCCCTCGGCACCCCGAGGAAGGCGGTTACAGGCATGATCGGACTGTTGAAGTGCCGCGGTGCCGATGACGGGGAGTGCAATGGAGCAAAGGGATGGTTGCTCGGATGTTGGGGGGTATTCGGCTGATCTTGGATGCGTCAAGTTGCAAGAAAGTGGCGTTACGTAATATATGGGCATGATTGCGGCGTGCCTGGTCGCAGGCATAAACAAAGTCAAAAGTCACCTTGCTAGCACACTCGCACTCTCACTTCTAAGCTTCTACTTTGTTACACCTGAACACATTTCAACATCACAACATCTCTTTAGAGCTTCGCCTCCACCCGATACATTCAAAGGCCAAACACAATGTCGGGTCGCAGGAGAGATTTTATCGACTTGACCGACCTCGATTCACCAGAGCCCGAGCGCAAGATTAGCGCCAAACAACAACGAGGGTCTAATGTGATTGACCTTCTCGACTTTCCTCCAACCCCTCATCACAAGTCAAGTTCAAGCGTgcacaacaacaacatcaACACCCCTCCTTTGAGgccctcctctcgccccAACAAGCTTTCATCGTCGCCTATCCTTCTCTTGGATTCACCACTACCATCATCACAACAAACGTCCCAATCATCCCTTCCTCTTTCCCACTACTCCCAGCCCGGCTTCAACAAGTCGTTCGGCTCTAGTATTTTACAAtccaagcccaagaagaagacaACTATGTCTTCCTCTCGCCCTGCTACTTCCAGCATGGCGGGGTACATCCGCCCCAGCACGGGCGCTTTCCAGGAGTACAATACCACGTCCGCCAATAGCCCATTCAGTCAGCGCGCCCAGCCACGCCGGGACGACTTTGGCTACGACAAGGACGGATGGCCTATTTACGCCTTGCCCGAGGCTGTGGCGAAGCTGAAGCCCCTTCCTCCTACACCTTCCTCAGACgatgagggggaggacCGTGAGGATTTCGACCTAAACAACGTCCAGTTAACGGCGGAGGACTATGAACGTCAtcacgacgccgacgaccagatgcgcgagctcctcgccggtGCGGTCGGTGATGGCGAAGACGACCCAGGCAAGGAAGGCGACGACATCGTCGAGGGCTTCGCGAAGGACATCAAGCTCATGCCGCACCAGGTGCGCGGAGTGCGCTGgatgcgcgagcgcgaaTCGGGGCGCAAACGCGGAGGCATCCTGGCGGACGTGAGTTGTCATGATAGGTCgcacagctgacagcaggacaTGGGCCTCGGAAAGACAGTCCAGACTCTCGCGCGCATCGTCGAAGGAGGCCAGACAACAGTTGGCGAGAAGCGCTTATACAAAGGCGGCACCTTGTGAGTAGGTGGAACGAAGGTCGCTAACCTGGAGGATCATCTGCCCCTTAGCCGTGATGGAGCAGTGGGCAACTGAATGCCGCACAAAGACTGAGAAGGGGCTGTTGAAAGTCACGACTCATCACGGGCCCAAGCGCGCCATGAGTGGCGAAGAGCTCAAGAAAtacgacgtcgtcatcacgACGTTCCAGGTGCTCGCATCTGAAATGGCCATTCTATCAAAGGCCAAGCCGAAGAGTGCAGATAACAGCAAGAACACGCGTCGAGGCCCTGACTCGGACTCCGACAGCGACGTGCCGCTCCCTATTAAGAAGAGTCGCGCCAAGGCGAAGGAGCGCGGCCCGGCCCTCTTCCAATTGAAGTGGCTccgcgtcgtcatcggTGAGTGGAGACGATACAAGGCGACTGACCTTTCCCAGATGAGGCTCAGAACATCAAGAATCACAAGACCAAGGCTGCGCAGGCAGCCTGTCAACTCACTGCCAAGTTCCGGTGGTGTCTCACTGGGTGAGTGATCTGCCTGCATCTTACTTCCCACAGCTAACACCCAGCACACCCATCCAGGTATGTCCTGGGCCACCACGCTGgactgacagcagaacAACGTTGAGGAGCTGTATTCCTTATTCAAGTTCTTGCGAGCGAAGCCGCTGGACAACTGGCAAGTGTTCCGCTCACGAGTGtccgccgaggtcaaggagggccgAACAGGCATCGCCATGAAGCGTCTTCAAGTCATCCTGAAGGCCATCATGCTTCGCCGCACCAAGGACGCAACAATAGGTGAGCTCATGTAGCGACGTTCACTGCTGACTCCAGACGGCAAGCCCATCCTCAATTTGCCTCAGCGCAACGTCGATGTGGTGGAGTGCGAG
Coding sequences within it:
- a CDS encoding uncharacterized protein (SNF2 family N-terminal domain) yields the protein MAGYIRPSTGAFQEYNTTSANSPFSQRAQPRRDDFGYDKDGWPIYALPEAVAKLKPLPPTPSSDDEGEDREDFDLNNVQLTAEDYERHHDADDQMRELLAGAVGDGEDDPGKEGDDIVEGFAKDIKLMPHQVRGVRWMRERESGRKRGGILADDMGLGKTVQTLARIVEGGQTTVGEKRLYKGGTLIICPLAVMEQWATECRTKTEKGLLKVTTHHGPKRAMSGEELKKYDVVITTFQVLASEMAILSKAKPKSADNSKNTRRGPDSDSDSDVPLPIKKSRAKAKERGPALFQLKWLRVVIDEAQNIKNHKTKAAQAACQLTAKFRWCLTGTPIQNNVEELYSLFKFLRAKPLDNWQVFRSRVSAEVKEGRTGIAMKRLQVILKAIMLRRTKDATIDGKPILNLPQRNVDVVECEFDSDERAFYTALEAKTSVAFNKFVSAGAVMGNYTSVLTLLLRMRQACDHPSLVTKSLGVDKEALENKAGDSESDDEADDLADMLAGMGMSGQRKCEICFAVLKNQKAKQCHSCEELAAKANAKAGRLPPSSAKIRMILQLLAEIDERSDKKQKTIVFSQFTSFMDLLDPFLVDAGIKYVRYDGSMKPDQREAVLHTIRTSRTTRVILISFKAGSTGLNLTCCNNVILSDLWWNPALEDQAFDRAHRLGQQLDVNIYKLTIAATVEDRILALQSQKRELAQAALSGTGVKQLKLTMNDIMDLFKTSNRHNDDTNN